The following proteins are encoded in a genomic region of Streptomyces sp. NBC_01723:
- a CDS encoding carbohydrate ABC transporter permease codes for MNATAVRPATTTAKPARTRRKAGAGLGLVAWLAGIVFFLPIAWMALTSFHSEADAATNPPSFAASLTLDGYREFFGAGGGASPWPALINSAVASVASTLFVLVLALPAAYALSIRPVKKWTDVLFFFLSTKMLPVVAGLLPIYLFAKNTDMLDNIWLLVILYTSMNLPIAVWMMQSFLAEVPVAIIEAARVDGAKLPTILVRVVAPIALPGIAATSLICFIFSWNELLFARVLTGVVAETAPVFLTGFITSQGLFLAKVCAASLVISLPVLAAGFAAQDKLVQGLSLGAVK; via the coding sequence CCGCCACCACCACCGCCAAGCCGGCACGGACCCGCCGCAAGGCCGGCGCCGGACTGGGCCTGGTGGCCTGGCTGGCCGGCATCGTCTTCTTCCTGCCCATCGCGTGGATGGCGCTGACCTCCTTCCACTCGGAGGCGGACGCGGCCACCAACCCGCCGTCCTTCGCCGCGTCGCTCACGCTGGACGGCTACCGCGAGTTCTTCGGCGCGGGCGGCGGCGCCAGCCCCTGGCCCGCGCTGATCAACTCGGCGGTGGCGTCGGTCGCGTCGACCCTCTTCGTCCTGGTCCTGGCCCTGCCCGCCGCGTACGCCCTGTCCATCCGCCCGGTGAAGAAGTGGACGGACGTCCTGTTCTTCTTCCTGTCCACCAAGATGCTGCCGGTGGTGGCGGGCCTGCTGCCGATCTACCTGTTCGCCAAGAACACCGACATGCTGGACAACATCTGGCTGCTGGTCATCCTCTACACGTCGATGAACCTGCCGATCGCGGTCTGGATGATGCAGTCCTTCCTAGCCGAGGTCCCGGTCGCGATCATCGAGGCGGCCCGGGTGGACGGCGCGAAGCTGCCCACGATCCTGGTCCGCGTGGTCGCCCCGATCGCCCTGCCGGGCATCGCCGCCACCTCCCTCATCTGCTTCATCTTCAGCTGGAACGAACTGCTCTTCGCCCGGGTGCTGACGGGCGTGGTCGCCGAGACCGCCCCCGTCTTCCTGACCGGCTTCATCACCAGCCAGGGCCTCTTCCTGGCCAAGGTGTGCGCCGCGTCGCTCGTCATCTCCCTGCCGGTGCTCGCCGCGGGGTTCGCCGCCCAGGACAAGCTGGTCCAGGGCCTGTCGTTGGGAGCCGTGAAATGA